The proteins below are encoded in one region of Methylomagnum ishizawai:
- a CDS encoding methyl-accepting chemotaxis protein has protein sequence MKVSQQFIGGFSIIALLMAGSLGFGLARMNQIQGRLDHITMNKMPKIEAINRMLTASQEEAIALRNLVISPDPAFDQEMKQRIEGFRAQYDQDEQYLQREVVTERGKELLTQAMGLRKTSRDLNDDLLATGLRSSPEQLWPQLKSARVSHRQWLDTLAAFDKYEVAEAAKAREQAEAAYDSAIFGVSWMGILTMALAVLVGAGLTRNLLRVLGGEPVLATGVASRIAEGDLSTDIVLRPGDTTSLLAAMRRMSETIQRIIQDMNRMSAEHNAGEIDARLEEARFQGAYRTMAEGVNAMVFGHIAVKKKAIACFKSFGEGDMDARIEILPGKQRFINEAIEQVRTNIKALIEDANLLSTAAIEGRLDTKVDPARHQGDYRRIVEGMNRTLRAVAGPVENICRSMASVAEGDLTAAVEGDYQGTFKELQDAINDTLHKLSATLADVDKVATAMATASEQVSATSQSLATASSEQAASVEETSSSMEQMASSINQNKDNAKITDAIAEKTASEATQGGQAVGRTVQAMKEIAGKIGIIDDIAYQTNLLALNAAIEAARAGEHGKGFAVVAAEVRKLAERSQIAAQEIGRLAESSVELAERAGQLLDQIVPSIQKTATLVQDITASSEEQALGAQQIAQAMNQFSKITQQNASASEELSATSEEMHSQAMALQAALRFFTVGDGEDGVPPPRKEPVRRAKARPVARRLEVDDAVFQGEFTRF, from the coding sequence ATGAAAGTCAGCCAGCAATTCATCGGGGGGTTTTCCATCATCGCCTTGCTCATGGCGGGCAGCCTGGGGTTCGGCCTGGCCAGGATGAATCAGATACAGGGCCGCCTGGACCATATCACCATGAACAAGATGCCCAAGATCGAGGCCATCAACCGGATGTTGACCGCCTCCCAGGAAGAGGCCATCGCCCTGCGCAACCTGGTGATTTCGCCCGACCCGGCCTTCGACCAGGAGATGAAGCAGCGGATCGAGGGCTTCCGCGCCCAGTACGACCAGGACGAGCAATACCTACAGCGGGAAGTGGTGACCGAACGCGGCAAGGAGCTATTGACCCAGGCGATGGGCCTGCGCAAAACCTCGCGCGACCTCAACGACGACTTGTTGGCGACCGGCCTGCGCAGTTCGCCGGAACAACTCTGGCCCCAGCTCAAATCGGCGCGGGTCTCGCACCGGCAATGGCTGGACACCCTGGCCGCCTTCGACAAGTACGAGGTCGCGGAAGCCGCCAAGGCCCGCGAACAAGCCGAGGCGGCCTATGATTCGGCGATTTTCGGGGTGTCCTGGATGGGAATATTGACCATGGCCCTGGCGGTCCTGGTGGGCGCGGGCCTGACCCGCAACCTCCTGCGGGTCCTGGGCGGGGAACCGGTGCTGGCGACCGGCGTCGCCAGCCGCATCGCCGAGGGCGACCTGTCCACCGATATCGTCCTGCGCCCCGGCGACACCACCAGCCTGCTGGCCGCCATGCGCCGCATGTCCGAGACCATCCAGCGGATCATCCAGGACATGAACCGGATGTCCGCCGAGCATAACGCGGGCGAGATCGACGCCCGGTTGGAGGAGGCCCGCTTCCAGGGCGCGTACCGGACCATGGCCGAGGGGGTCAACGCCATGGTGTTCGGCCATATCGCAGTGAAGAAGAAAGCCATCGCCTGCTTCAAATCCTTCGGCGAGGGCGATATGGACGCCCGGATCGAAATCCTGCCCGGCAAGCAGCGGTTCATCAACGAAGCCATCGAGCAGGTGCGGACCAATATCAAAGCCTTGATCGAGGACGCCAACCTGCTGTCCACGGCGGCCATCGAGGGCCGGCTCGACACCAAAGTCGATCCCGCCCGCCACCAGGGCGACTACCGGCGCATCGTCGAGGGCATGAACCGCACCCTCAGGGCCGTGGCCGGGCCGGTGGAGAATATCTGCCGGAGCATGGCCAGCGTGGCCGAGGGCGACCTGACCGCCGCGGTCGAAGGCGATTACCAAGGCACGTTCAAGGAATTGCAGGACGCCATCAACGACACCCTCCACAAGCTTTCGGCGACCCTGGCCGATGTGGACAAGGTGGCGACCGCCATGGCCACGGCGTCGGAACAGGTCAGCGCCACCTCGCAATCCCTGGCGACGGCTTCTTCCGAGCAAGCCGCCAGCGTGGAGGAAACCTCGTCCTCGATGGAGCAAATGGCCTCGTCCATCAACCAGAACAAGGACAATGCCAAGATCACCGACGCCATCGCCGAAAAGACCGCCAGCGAAGCCACCCAGGGCGGCCAGGCGGTGGGCCGCACCGTCCAGGCCATGAAGGAAATCGCCGGGAAGATCGGCATCATCGACGATATCGCCTACCAGACCAACCTGCTGGCGCTCAACGCGGCCATCGAGGCGGCGCGGGCGGGCGAGCATGGCAAGGGCTTCGCGGTGGTGGCGGCGGAGGTGAGGAAGCTGGCCGAGCGTTCCCAGATCGCGGCCCAGGAAATCGGCAGGCTGGCCGAGTCCAGCGTCGAACTGGCGGAACGGGCCGGCCAATTGCTCGACCAGATCGTGCCCTCGATCCAGAAGACCGCCACCCTGGTCCAGGATATCACCGCCAGTTCCGAGGAACAGGCGCTCGGCGCCCAGCAGATCGCCCAGGCCATGAACCAGTTCAGCAAGATCACCCAGCAGAACGCCTCGGCCTCGGAGGAACTTTCCGCCACTTCCGAGGAGATGCACAGCCAGGCCATGGCGCTGCAAGCGGCCCTGCGCTTCTTCACGGTGGGGGATGGCGAAGATGGGGTGCCGCCGCCCCGCAAGGAGCCGGTCCGGCGGGCCAAGGCCCGGCCGGTCGCCCGCAGGCTGGAAGTGGACGACGCCGTGTTCCAGGGGGAATTCACCCGGTTCTAG
- a CDS encoding DcaP family trimeric outer membrane transporter, whose translation MAKAFALVLAWALGGWWVPAWAEEDLRALVEGLRTQMSELKRQAEQSNARIADLEKQLAQAKHQAPANPATVPALVAPVAATAQTPPPAKPDSPKPPVTVGDAKGTFKVPGTDTSIGIGGFIKLDAIYNSVSDGTNKLGNQLLVPSQIPSGSARANKNSQFLFNPKETRLWVKSFTPSAWGDINTFLEVDFYGSADTYTYTPRLRHAYGTLGHFLAGQTWTTFLNVQVIPDTLDLGGPVGSIFYLRQPMLRWTQPFTLAGTPLNLQIAAESPRSRLWEAPQNQAAADGYGFVQPDDDRYPDMIARLNFVPAWGNFSLSAMARQIRSASLPGGHVQQAWGGAVSLAGKVQTYDLDNLRFMLNYGDALGRYASINTFEDAAVDATGQLRLVAVYSGMAAYQHWWNPAWRTNVAYGFEQAEQPVFVAGSMTRQAQSVHVNLLWSPTLQTTLGLEYIYATRNLIDGQNGDLSRVQFSTRFDF comes from the coding sequence ATGGCTAAAGCGTTTGCCCTGGTCCTGGCCTGGGCACTGGGCGGATGGTGGGTCCCGGCATGGGCGGAGGAGGACTTGCGGGCCTTGGTCGAGGGCCTAAGGACCCAGATGTCCGAACTGAAGCGGCAGGCCGAGCAATCCAACGCCCGCATCGCCGATCTGGAGAAGCAGCTGGCCCAGGCCAAACACCAAGCGCCGGCCAATCCCGCCACGGTTCCCGCCCTGGTCGCGCCGGTCGCCGCGACGGCCCAAACCCCGCCGCCCGCCAAGCCGGACAGTCCCAAACCCCCGGTCACGGTGGGCGACGCCAAGGGGACCTTCAAAGTGCCCGGCACCGACACCTCCATCGGCATCGGCGGCTTCATCAAGCTGGACGCGATCTACAACAGCGTGAGCGACGGCACCAACAAACTGGGCAACCAACTCCTGGTGCCCTCGCAAATCCCCAGCGGTTCGGCCCGCGCCAACAAGAACAGCCAATTCCTGTTCAACCCCAAGGAAACCCGTTTATGGGTGAAATCCTTCACCCCCAGCGCCTGGGGCGATATCAACACCTTCCTGGAAGTCGATTTCTACGGCTCCGCCGACACCTACACCTATACGCCGCGGCTGCGCCATGCCTATGGCACGCTGGGCCATTTCCTGGCCGGACAGACCTGGACCACCTTCCTGAATGTCCAGGTGATTCCCGACACCCTCGATTTGGGCGGGCCGGTGGGCAGCATTTTCTATCTGCGCCAGCCCATGTTGCGTTGGACCCAGCCCTTCACCCTGGCCGGGACGCCCTTGAATCTCCAGATCGCCGCCGAATCGCCGCGCAGCCGCCTGTGGGAAGCCCCGCAGAACCAGGCCGCGGCGGATGGCTACGGCTTCGTCCAGCCCGACGACGACCGCTATCCCGATATGATCGCCCGCCTCAATTTCGTGCCGGCCTGGGGCAATTTCTCGCTGTCGGCCATGGCCCGCCAAATCCGCAGCGCCAGCCTGCCGGGCGGGCATGTCCAGCAGGCCTGGGGCGGGGCGGTCAGCCTGGCCGGGAAGGTCCAGACCTACGATCTCGACAACCTCCGCTTCATGTTGAACTACGGCGACGCGCTGGGCCGCTACGCCTCGATCAACACCTTCGAGGACGCCGCCGTCGACGCCACCGGACAACTGCGCCTCGTCGCCGTCTATAGCGGTATGGCGGCCTACCAGCATTGGTGGAACCCGGCTTGGCGCACCAATGTGGCCTATGGTTTCGAGCAAGCGGAACAGCCGGTGTTCGTGGCCGGGTCCATGACCCGCCAAGCCCAGTCGGTCCACGTCAACCTGCTATGGAGTCCCACCCTGCAAACCACGCTAGGACTGGAATACATCTACGCCACGCGGAACTTGATCGACGGCCAGAACGGAGATTTAAGCCGTGTGCAATTTTCGACCCGCTTCGATTTTTGA
- a CDS encoding cytochrome c — protein MCRTSHLIAALLLALAACTQPPPSRHPSGLFDTGQPALHAVSDTRLRELMNRMNGLIFERFVTEPERDRETLKETDEIARTAADLGRSIDGLYARLPALDLNESEQATFRALADKLRNQAGQLRQLAADRRLEDLSGQLAQISATCTACHGLFRQLGRGGRHG, from the coding sequence ATGTGCAGAACCTCCCACCTCATCGCAGCCCTCTTGCTGGCGCTGGCCGCTTGCACCCAGCCGCCCCCCTCGCGCCATCCTTCCGGCTTGTTCGATACCGGCCAGCCGGCTTTGCACGCCGTCAGCGATACCCGTCTGCGCGAGTTGATGAACCGGATGAATGGCCTGATCTTCGAGCGCTTCGTCACCGAACCCGAGCGCGACCGCGAAACCCTGAAGGAAACGGACGAAATCGCCCGCACCGCCGCCGACCTGGGCCGGAGCATCGACGGACTCTATGCCCGGTTGCCCGCGCTGGATTTGAACGAGAGCGAACAGGCCACCTTCCGCGCCCTGGCCGACAAGCTGCGCAACCAAGCCGGCCAATTGCGCCAGCTCGCGGCCGACCGCCGCTTGGAGGACCTGTCCGGCCAGTTGGCCCAGATCAGCGCCACCTGCACGGCTTGCCATGGCTTGTTCCGCCAGTTGGGCCGGGGGGGTCGCCATGGCTAA